One genomic window of Pseudomonas sp. LFM046 includes the following:
- a CDS encoding DUF934 domain-containing protein: protein MQRIIKNDQVLDETWHLLAKDATLDGIPNSDDIIVPLALWCDHGHALKARDGGLGVWLDAGEEIEEIAGDLEHFQVIALNFPAFTDGRHSSTAYLLRQRYGYKGEVRAIGDVLRDQLFALRRCGFDAFALRADKDPYDALKAFEDFSEVYQASADQPLPLFRRRSA, encoded by the coding sequence ATGCAGCGAATCATTAAGAACGACCAGGTACTCGACGAAACCTGGCACCTGCTGGCCAAGGACGCGACCCTGGACGGCATCCCCAACAGCGACGACATCATCGTGCCGCTGGCGCTGTGGTGCGACCACGGCCATGCGCTCAAGGCCCGTGATGGCGGCCTGGGTGTCTGGCTGGATGCCGGCGAGGAGATCGAGGAAATCGCGGGCGACCTGGAGCATTTCCAGGTCATCGCGCTGAACTTCCCGGCCTTCACCGACGGCCGCCACTCGTCTACCGCCTACCTGCTGCGCCAGCGCTATGGCTACAAGGGTGAAGTGCGCGCCATCGGCGACGTGCTCCGCGACCAGCTGTTCGCTCTGCGCCGCTGCGGCTTCGACGCCTTCGCCCTGCGTGCGGACAAGGACCCCTACGACGCCCTCAAGGCGTTCGAGGACTTCTCCGAGGTCTACCAGGCCTCCGCGGACCAGCCCCTGCCGCTGTTCCGTCGTCGCTCGGCCTGA
- the sohB gene encoding protease SohB — protein MEFFADYAGFLARTVTLVVAILLVLAAIAALRGRNRRVASGHLDVRKLNDFYKGLRERLEHSVLDKAHLKAMKKAEAKADKKAKKAAKQKPRVFVLDFDGDIKASATDHLRHEVTALLSMATDKDEVVVRLESGGGMVHSYGLASSQLARIRDAGVPLTVCVDKVAASGGYMMACIGQKILAAPFSIIGSIGVVAQLPNVHRLLKKHDIDFEVLTAGEYKRTLTVFGENTEKGRQKFQEDLETTHELFKGFVGRYRPQLNMPEIATGEVWLGMAALEKQLVDELRTSDEYLAERAKDADLFHLHYAARKTLQERVGLAASVAIDRVLLSWWERLSQQRFWQ, from the coding sequence GTGGAATTTTTTGCCGATTACGCAGGTTTCCTGGCCAGGACCGTAACCCTGGTCGTGGCCATTCTGTTGGTGCTGGCGGCCATCGCCGCGCTGCGTGGTCGTAACCGCCGCGTCGCAAGCGGCCACCTGGATGTGCGCAAGCTCAATGACTTCTACAAGGGCCTGCGCGAGCGCCTGGAGCATTCGGTGCTGGACAAGGCGCACCTGAAGGCGATGAAGAAGGCCGAGGCCAAGGCGGACAAGAAGGCGAAGAAGGCCGCCAAGCAGAAGCCGCGTGTCTTCGTGCTGGATTTCGATGGCGATATCAAGGCTTCGGCCACCGATCACTTGCGTCATGAAGTGACGGCGCTGCTGTCCATGGCGACGGACAAGGACGAGGTGGTGGTGCGCCTGGAAAGTGGCGGCGGCATGGTCCACAGCTATGGTCTGGCTTCGTCGCAGCTGGCGCGCATTCGCGATGCCGGCGTACCGCTTACCGTCTGCGTGGACAAGGTGGCGGCCAGCGGCGGCTACATGATGGCTTGCATCGGCCAGAAGATTCTCGCCGCGCCGTTTTCCATCATCGGGTCCATTGGCGTGGTGGCGCAGCTGCCCAACGTGCACCGGCTCCTGAAAAAGCACGATATCGACTTCGAAGTGCTCACCGCTGGCGAGTACAAGCGCACGCTCACTGTTTTCGGTGAGAACACGGAGAAGGGCCGGCAGAAATTCCAGGAAGACCTGGAAACCACTCATGAGCTCTTCAAGGGGTTTGTCGGCCGCTATCGTCCGCAGCTGAACATGCCGGAGATCGCGACCGGTGAGGTCTGGCTGGGTATGGCCGCGCTGGAGAAGCAGTTGGTGGATGAGTTGCGCACCAGCGACGAATACCTGGCCGAGCGGGCCAAGGACGCCGACCTGTTCCACCTGCACTACGCCGCTCGCAAGACGTTGCAGGAGCGCGTTGGCCTTGCCGCCAGCGTCGCGATCGATCGGGTGCTGCTGAGCTGGTGGGAGAGGTTGAGCCAGCAGCGCTTCTGGCAGTGA
- a CDS encoding histidine phosphatase family protein, which translates to MGSIYLIRHGQASFGADDYDVLSPVGIRQAEVLGAHLAQLGLRLDRCYSGDLRRQHHTAQAALAQFAAAGLSVPAVEIDPAFNEFDADAVIRALLPELLPEEPEALQVLRNGANNRAEFQRLFSKLVLRWVSGEHDKPDLQSWKAFVEQVRGGLERILAQADSKQNIAVFTSGGTITALLHLVTGIPADSAFGLNWQIVNTSLNRLKFRGNEVTLASFNSHVHLELLRAPELITYR; encoded by the coding sequence GTGGGCAGCATCTACCTGATTCGACATGGCCAGGCATCCTTCGGCGCCGATGATTACGATGTGCTGTCACCCGTCGGCATCCGCCAGGCCGAAGTGCTCGGCGCCCATCTGGCCCAACTGGGCCTGCGCCTGGATCGCTGCTACAGCGGTGACCTGCGCCGGCAGCATCACACCGCCCAGGCCGCCCTCGCTCAGTTCGCCGCCGCCGGCCTCAGCGTCCCCGCAGTCGAGATCGACCCGGCCTTCAACGAGTTCGACGCCGACGCGGTGATCCGCGCCCTGCTCCCCGAGCTGCTCCCGGAAGAACCCGAAGCCCTGCAGGTGCTGCGCAATGGCGCGAACAACCGCGCCGAGTTCCAGCGGCTGTTCTCCAAGCTGGTGCTTCGCTGGGTATCGGGAGAACACGACAAGCCTGACCTGCAAAGCTGGAAGGCGTTCGTGGAACAGGTACGCGGCGGCCTGGAGCGCATCCTGGCCCAGGCAGACAGCAAGCAAAACATCGCCGTGTTCACCTCCGGCGGCACCATCACCGCCCTGCTCCATCTGGTGACCGGCATCCCGGCCGATAGCGCCTTCGGCCTCAACTGGCAGATCGTCAACACCTCGCTGAACCGCCTGAAGTTCCGCGGCAACGAGGTGACCCTGGCTTCCTTCAACAGTCATGTGCATCTGGAACTGTTGAGGGCGCCGGAGCTCATCACCTATCGCTGA
- a CDS encoding SCP2 sterol-binding domain-containing protein codes for MTNVADIVKTMQSKFNAGAAAGLDLVFQFNIEDGDNHYLVVKDGTCDVQQGDSANPNVTLIMDSATLVGIMTGETDGMQAFMAGKLRAEGDMMLAMKLGELFPV; via the coding sequence ATGACCAACGTTGCTGACATCGTCAAAACCATGCAGTCCAAGTTCAACGCCGGTGCCGCCGCTGGCCTGGACCTGGTATTCCAGTTCAACATCGAAGACGGTGACAACCACTACCTGGTGGTGAAGGACGGTACCTGCGACGTGCAGCAGGGCGACTCCGCCAACCCGAACGTCACCCTGATCATGGACAGCGCCACTCTGGTGGGCATCATGACCGGCGAAACCGACGGCATGCAGGCTTTCATGGCCGGCAAGCTGCGCGCCGAAGGCGACATGATGCTGGCGATGAAGCTCGGCGAACTGTTCCCGGTCTAA
- a CDS encoding phosphotransferase family protein codes for MSLTDQSTRIREGEELDAAVIDAYLKANIPGLTGTPSISQFPGGASNLTYLLEYPCQEFVLRRPPFGHKAKSAHDMGREFRILNQLNAGFPYCPKAYVHCTDESVIGAEFYVMERVKGVILRADLPADMQLDEGQARDLCLSFIDKLVELHNVDYKACGLGDLGKPEGYVQRQIAGWSDRYEKALTPDAPTWEPVKAWLKDKMPADHVKPGIVHNDYRFDNVILDPANSMKIIGVLDWELTTIGDPLMDLGNTLAYWIEAKDPAPVQLMRRQPSHLPGMLTRQAFADYYAERAGLPPIDNLDFYYTYGLFRLAGIVQQIYYRYFHGQTQDKRFAQFIHMNKLLEQMSLQVINQSRL; via the coding sequence ATGTCGCTTACTGATCAATCCACCCGCATCCGCGAAGGCGAAGAGCTCGACGCCGCAGTCATCGACGCGTACCTCAAGGCCAACATCCCCGGCCTCACGGGTACTCCGAGCATCAGCCAGTTCCCCGGCGGCGCGTCGAACCTGACCTACCTGCTGGAATACCCCTGCCAGGAGTTCGTGCTGCGTCGTCCGCCCTTTGGCCACAAGGCCAAATCCGCCCACGACATGGGCCGCGAATTCCGCATCCTCAACCAGCTCAACGCCGGCTTCCCCTATTGCCCGAAAGCGTACGTGCACTGCACGGACGAGTCGGTGATCGGCGCCGAGTTCTACGTAATGGAGCGGGTCAAGGGCGTGATCCTGCGCGCCGACCTGCCGGCCGACATGCAGCTCGACGAAGGCCAGGCCCGCGATCTGTGCCTGAGCTTCATCGACAAGCTGGTGGAGCTGCACAACGTTGACTACAAGGCCTGTGGTCTGGGTGACCTGGGCAAACCGGAAGGCTACGTCCAGCGCCAGATCGCCGGCTGGAGCGACCGCTACGAGAAGGCCCTGACCCCGGACGCACCGACCTGGGAACCGGTCAAGGCCTGGCTGAAGGACAAGATGCCGGCCGACCACGTCAAGCCGGGAATCGTTCACAACGACTACCGCTTCGACAACGTCATCCTCGACCCCGCCAACTCGATGAAGATCATCGGCGTGCTGGACTGGGAGCTGACCACCATCGGTGACCCGCTGATGGACCTGGGCAACACCCTCGCCTACTGGATCGAAGCCAAGGACCCCGCGCCAGTGCAGCTGATGCGCCGCCAGCCGAGCCACCTGCCGGGCATGCTGACCCGCCAGGCGTTCGCCGACTACTACGCCGAACGCGCCGGCCTGCCGCCGATCGACAACCTCGATTTCTACTACACCTACGGCCTGTTCCGCCTGGCCGGCATCGTGCAGCAGATCTACTACCGCTACTTCCATGGCCAGACCCAGGACAAGCGCTTCGCCCAGTTCATTCACATGAACAAGCTGCTGGAGCAGATGAGCCTGCAGGTCATCAACCAATCACGGCTGTAA
- a CDS encoding SDR family oxidoreductase gives MSKTTLFDLDGKIAFVSGASRGIGEAIAKLLAQQGAHVIVSSRKIEGCQAVADAIIAEGGKATAIACHIGEMEQIQSVFAEIREKFGRLDILVNNAATNPQFCNVLDTDLSAFQKTVDVNIRGYYFMSIEGGKLMKQNGGGSIINVASINGVSPGEFQGIYSVTKAAVISMTKVFAKECAQFGIRCNALLPGLTDTKFASALVKNDAIRNVALQRIPLKRVADPSEMAGAVLYLASDASSYTTGVSLNVDGGFLS, from the coding sequence ATGTCCAAGACCACACTGTTCGACCTCGACGGCAAGATCGCCTTCGTATCCGGCGCCAGCCGCGGCATCGGTGAAGCCATCGCCAAGCTGCTGGCCCAGCAAGGCGCCCACGTGATCGTTTCCAGCCGCAAGATCGAAGGCTGCCAGGCCGTGGCCGACGCCATCATCGCTGAAGGCGGCAAGGCCACTGCCATCGCCTGCCACATCGGCGAAATGGAGCAGATCCAGAGCGTGTTCGCCGAGATCCGCGAGAAGTTCGGCCGCCTGGACATCCTGGTCAACAACGCTGCCACCAACCCGCAGTTCTGCAACGTGCTGGACACCGACCTCTCGGCCTTCCAGAAGACCGTGGACGTGAACATTCGCGGCTACTACTTCATGTCCATCGAAGGCGGCAAGCTGATGAAGCAGAACGGTGGCGGCAGCATCATCAACGTCGCCTCCATCAACGGCGTTTCCCCGGGCGAATTCCAGGGCATCTACTCGGTGACCAAGGCTGCCGTGATCAGCATGACCAAGGTGTTCGCCAAGGAATGCGCCCAGTTCGGCATCCGCTGCAACGCCCTGCTGCCGGGTCTGACCGACACCAAGTTCGCCTCCGCCCTGGTGAAGAACGACGCTATCCGCAACGTCGCCCTGCAGCGCATCCCGCTGAAGCGCGTTGCCGACCCGAGCGAGATGGCGGGCGCCGTCCTCTACCTCGCCAGCGACGCCTCCAGCTACACCACCGGCGTTTCGCTGAACGTGGATGGTGGCTTCCTCTCCTGA